A window of Esox lucius isolate fEsoLuc1 chromosome 18, fEsoLuc1.pri, whole genome shotgun sequence contains these coding sequences:
- the sesn1 gene encoding sestrin-1 isoform X2 → MRHATAATETMGNNSIIVTDLKICTSCERLSKKDLGIRIPRPLGNGPSRFIPEKEIQVSKVDPRTQSIFEDAFAALGRLDNISLVMGFHPQYLENFLKTQHYLLQMDGPLSLHYRHYIGIMAAARHQCSYLVNLHVNDFVQVGGDPKWLNGLEGAPKKLQALGELNKILAHRPWLLTKAHIENLLKAEEHSWSLAELIHAVVLLTHYHSLASFTFGCGITPEIHSDGGHTFRPPSLSQYCVCDIANGNGHGNHPEEKLGNHQEVSGEVEVLMERMKQLQECRDEEEASQEEMATRFEREKTESMLVATAEDDECVPSRDVSRHFEDPYGYKDFSRRGEHVPTFRVQDYSWEDHGYSLVNRLYPDVGQLLDDKFQMAYNLTYNTMATHKDVDTSMLRRAIWNYIHCMFGIRYDDYDYGEINQLLDRSFKVYIKTMVCSPEKTTKRMYESFWRQFQHSEKVHVNLLLMEARMQAELLYALRAITRYMT, encoded by the exons ATGAGGCACGCAACTGCAGCAACAGAAACCATGGGAAATAATTCAATTATAGTGACTGACTTAAAAATATGCACTAGCTGTGAACGGCTAAGCAAAAAG GACTTAGGAATTCGGATCCCAAGACCACTGGGAAATGGACCAAGCCGATTTATTCCTGAAAAAGAG ATTCAAGTCAGCAAAGTAGATCCAAGGACACAGTCGATATTCGAGGACGCTTTCGCCGCACTGGGTCGGCTTGACAACATCTCCTTGGTCATGGGCTTCCACCCCCAGTACCTGGAGAACTTCCTTAAGACCCAGCACTACCTCTTGCAGATGGACGGGCCCTTATCCCTGCACTACCGCCACTACATAGGCATCATG GCTGCGGCCAGACACCAATGCTCCTATCTGGTCAACCTTCACGTCAACGACTTCGTTCAGGTTGGGGGGGACCCCAAGTGGCTGAATGGCTTGGAGGGAGCCCCAAAGAAGCTGCAGGCTCTCGGGGAGCTCAACAAGATCCTGGCCCACAGGCCCTGGCTTCTCACCAAGGCACACATTGAG AACCTGCTGAAGGCTGAAGAACACAGCTGGTCCCTGGCTGAGCTGATCCACGCCGTGGTGCTGCTCACACACTACCACTCCCTGGCCTCTTTCACTTTCGGCTGCGGCATCACCCCCGAGATCCACAGCGATGGAGGCCACACCTTCCGACCCCCCTCGCTCAGCCAGTACTGCGTCTGTGACATTGCCAATGGCAACGGGCACGGCAACCACCCGGAGGAGAAACTCGGCAACCACCAG GAGGTGTCAGGTGAGGTTGAGGTGCTGATGGAGAGGATGAAGCAGCTGCAGGAGTGCCGCGACGAGGAGGAAGCCAGCCAGGAGGAAATGGCCACGCGCTTCGAGAGGGAGAAGACTGAGAGCATGCTGGTGGCCACAGCGGAGGATGACGAGTGTGTCCCCTCGCGAGACGTGTCCAGGCACTTTGAAGACCCCTATGGGTACAAGGACTTCTCCAGGAGAGGAGAACATGTGCCCACCTTCAGAGTTCAG GACTACAGTTGGGAGGACCACGGTTACTCCCTGGTGAACCGCCTGTACCCCGACGTCGGTCAGCTGCTGGACGACAAGTTCCAGATGGCCTACAACCTGACGTACAACACCATGGCCACGCACAAAGACGTGGACACCTCCATGCTGCGCCGGGCAATCTGGAACTACATCCACTGCATGTTCGGCATCAG GTATGACGACTACGACTACGGGGAGATTAACCAGCTGTTGGACCGCAGCTTTAAGGTCTACATTAAGACCATGGTATGCAGCCCGGAGAAGACTACCAAACGAATGTATGAGAGCTTCTGGAGGCAGTTCCAACACTCCGAGAAG GTCCATGTTAACCTGCTTCTTATGGAAGCGCGCATGCAGGCAGAACTGCTCTACGCTCTGAGAGCGATCACCCGCTACATGACATGA